Within the Pirellulales bacterium genome, the region GGAAACGTGCTGCCGCAACAGATCGAATCGTTCGCAACTGCGGGCTTCAATCAAGCCCGCTACCAGCAGCCGATCGACCGCCTTGCCTGGCTCCAACTTACGCACTAAATCGTTCAATTTTCGGCCATAAGCCGGTGGCGATAAGCGGCGAAAACGAATGCCACGGCGCTGGAGTAGATCGAGCACCTCGCGGAAGTGATCCAGCTCTTCGTTCACAATGTCGGCCAGTTCGCGGCATAGATCCACCCGATCGACATAGGCGAAAATCAAGTTCATCGCCGTGCCGGCCGCTTTTTTCTCGCAATGGGCATGGTCGACAAGGATTTCGTCCAGGTGGGCATCGACCTGCGAAAGCCAGCGCTGCGAGGTTTCGGAAGAAAGACTGAGCATAAGTGGCGGCACAAATAGCCGTTTGTGGGGTTCAATAGCTGCCCGGCTAGCCGGGCCACGTGGGAGATTTTGGGCCTAACTGAGTGTATATTGTTTTCTATTCGCGGGCATCGTTCAATATATAGTCTGAGCTGCATATATGGTCTGGCTGCCAAGTTGGCCACTTGCTTATGGCCGGGCTGCTGAATGGGGGATGATTTCATGCTGTTGAAAACGACAGTCCCGTTGTTGGCATTTTTGTCGCTGGTCGGTGTGGCATGCGCGGCAACTTCTTCCGATTCAGTCACACCCCCGTCAAATTCCGCTACTGCAAAGCCGGTTACGCTGACCGATCAAGGCCAATCGTACGTGCTGAGCAATGGCTATTGCTCGGCCGTGATATCCAAGCACTCCGGCGATCTGACCTCGCTCAAATATAAAGATTACGAGTTGATGGGTTACGACTCGGGCCACCATGCCGGCTATTGGGAACAGGCGCCGGCCAGTCCCGTGGCCACGGTCACAATTGATCCGGCCACCAACCACGGCGAGCGGGCCGAAATTTCCATCAAGGGAACTGCCACCGGCGGCGTCGGCGGCGGCACGGCCAATGTGCAAATGGAAGTGCGCTACACGATGGGGCAAAACGACAGCGGCTTGTATACCTACGCCATTTTCAGCCATGACGCCAAGGCGCCGGCCGGCTCGATTGGCGAATCGCGCTACGGCGTGAAGCTGCCCAACATGTTCGATTGGCTTTCGATCGACGACAAGCGCAACCGGCTTATGCCCACCGCCGCCGATTGGTCGGCCGGCACGCAACTGAACATGAAGGAAGTTCGCCGCCTGACCACGGGCACGTACAAAGGAGAAGCGGAGCACAAATACGATTACTCCGCCTATCAATTCAAAATTCCCGCGTTCGGTTGGTCGAGCACGAAAAACCACATTGGGTTGTACTTCATTAACCCCTCGGTCGAGTTTCTTTCCGGCGGCGCCACCAAGTACGAGCTGACTGGCCATCTAGATGCTAATCCAGGCGGCGCTCCCACGCTGTTGGATTATTGGCGCGGCACGCATTACGGCGGCAGCAATTGCCGCATTCCGGCCGGCGAAGAATGGAGCAAAGTGGTGGGCCCGATCATGATTTATTTGAACTCCCAAGACACGCCGCAAGAAATGTTTGATGACGCGCGGTCGCAGGCCAAGCTGGAAGCCCAAGCATGGCCCTACGATTGGGTGCAAGGAGTCGATTATCCGCACCGCGACCAGCGTGGATCCGTCAGTGGGCAAATCGTGCTGAACGATCCGCAAGCTGCTTCCAAAAAATTGCCGAATTTGCTGGTCGGCCTGGCGTTTCCCGACCAAAAGCCCATAGCCTCCGCGTCGACAAGTAGCGCAGCCCCGCCCAGCGCGCCGGCGAGCGCCACACCCAGTGGAAATACTCCCGAGGGTTCGCCCAGCAGTGGCGGCAGTCAAAGCGATGGCGGAAGCGGCGGAAATGGCGGAAGCGGCAATGTTGGCGGCGGAAATGGCCGTGGAGGCAATGGCGGCGGTGGTGGCTTTGGCGGCAGTGCAAATGGTAACAGCGGCAATGTTGGCGGCGGAAATGGCGGCGGTGGCGGCAATGGCGGCGGGGGCGGGGGCGGTGGTTTTGGTCGCGGCTTTGGTCGTGGGCCGATTGTCAACGATTGGCAAAACGACGCCAAGCATTACGAATTTTGGGTCCAGGGAGATGAAAATGGACACTTCACCATTCCCAATGTTCGCCCCGGCACGTATCAGTTGCACGCCATCGCCGACGGAGTGCTGGGCGAGTTTTCGCAGCAGCCCATCGAAGTGAAGGCCGGCGACAAACTCGATTTGGGCAAGCTCCAGTGGCAGCCGGTGCGCTACGGCAAGCAGTTGTGGGAAATTGGCATTCCCAATCGGCAAGGCTCGGAGTTCTTCAAAGGGGACGATTATTTCCACTGGGGTTGGTACGTGGAGTACGCCAAGCTGTTCCCCAACGATGTGCACTACGATGTGGGTACGTCTGACTACCACAAAGATTGGTTCTTCGAACAGGTGCCGCACGACACCAGCGACAATGACGCCACTGCCAGTGGCCGCGGCCGGGCTACGCCCTGGACGATTACCTTCAAATTGCCTCACGAGCTGCGCGGCAAGGCTACGCTGCGCTTGGCCATTTGCGGAGCCGGCGCCCGAACCATTGACGTGACGATGAACGATAAAGCGGCCGGCACCGTCAATGCGCCGTTTTATAACGCCACGATCAACCGCGACGGCATTGGCGGCTACTGGTCGGAGCGCGATTTAACGTTTGATGCCGGGCTGATGCGCGCCGGCAAAAACACGCTGGTGCTGACCATTCCCCCCGGCGGGCTCACCAGCGGAATTATTTACGATTACCTGCGGCTGGAATTGGCCGAAGATTCCACCGTCGCAGAAAAGCCGCAGTAGCGGACGAATTGAACCGTTGCTTCAATAGGCGGCGAATCCCTTCGCCGCAAAGATGGACCCAAGGGGTGCGCGTCGAGAGAAGGGTCCATCCTCTAAGTCGGCATGAGGGACACCGACGCTGCCGCTTCAATTTCGGCTCAATTTTTCCCGTGCCAATCAACTATCGAGCGTCGCAAAATGGGCATCGACTAAATCGCTGGAGAGCGAAACGCCCAGGCCGGCATCGACCGACGCCGCCACGGAGCAAGCGGTGCCATCTCCACCGGTTTGATCGAGGCTGATCGGCTGCAGTCCGGAATCGCTGTCGCTGGCCAAATTGTTGGTGTTTGACGATTGACTCAACGTCTGCGGCGCGCTGGCGGCGCCGTTATCGTCAGCTATGAAGAACGAATCGATGGCAGCAATTGCGGCATTGCCTTGCCCGGAGCCGATTGCATCGCCAGAACCCTCAGTCGTGGCTGCAGACCCGCTCGCAGCCGCCACTTGCCCGCCAGCTGGCACATCGAACCCGAAGAAGAAGCCGCCGAAACCAAAGCCGCTGAAGCCGCCAAAACCGCCGAAGCCAAATCCACGATGGCCGGTGGTTGTCACCGGGGAAGCCACGGTGAACTTCGTGGAGCCGCCGTAAGCAACCAAATCGCGAATCACGCTGCTGGCAATGGGCGAGCCCAATCCAGACGCCAAATCGTACCCAGTGCCGGCCGAGAAGCCATTGGAGCCGGAAGTGATGTCGTGGAAATCGCTCTTGGAAAGGGTGTACAGCACATCTTGCACATTGGCCAGCGAGCCTTTGCCGGCTGCCGCACGGCCTTGATCGGCAATGGCTACCAGCGCGGCCCATTGCGGCGCGCCGGCGCTGGTGCCGCCGAATTCTGCCCAGCCACCACTGCCGTAGCTGTCGTACACCGCCACACCGCTGTTGGGATTGGCATCGTACGAAACATCTGGCGTTCCGCGATCGGTAATTCCCAGCCCGGTTTGATAACTGGGCAATCCTTCGTAACGACTGGCGCCGCCGCCGCCGTCGGACCAGACGCTTTCGCTGGAATACGTGTTCGTCGAGGTCAGCCGCAACGTCGATCCGCCCACGCTAATGACATCGGGCGAAGATGACGGATATTCCGCCCCGCCTCCTTCATCGCCGGCGGCCACGGTAAACGATACGCCTTTTCCTGTGGGGGCAGTAAAGTGAACATCTTCCGAGGCTTCGCCGTTGTACTCGCTGCCGCCCCAACTGTTCGACACCACCACCACGCCGGAAGCGTTGCGGGCGTAATCTTCCGCTTTGTCCAAATCGGTTGTATTGGCCGAGCTGGCTTCCACCAGCAAAATGTTCGCGCCCGGCGCAATGGCGTGGGCCCACTCCACGTCGAGTGCTATTTCGCTGGCCCAGCCGCGATTGTTCGAGGGCAGGCTGGCGCCGCCGCTTTCGTTGACGACTTTAAAGCTCGCGGGCGCCGACAAGCCAAATTGACTGTCAAACGTGGCCAAGTCGGCGGCAATGTTCGGATCGTTGTAGGCATCGACAATGGCAATGGTCTCTCCTGCTCCGGTGCCGGCCACCGTGGTGCTGCCGCTGGTGAAGGTGATGCCGTTGAAGGAATAGGCCGCTTTGATTTGCGCCGGCGTGAAGCCGCGGATGCTCGACGTAGTGGCATCGGGCACCACAATTAAATTGGGCGTGACCAGGTCGCTGGAGGTCGATGCACTTAGCACTTGGCGCACTTCCAGCATTTCGATTTTCAACTTGCGTCCAAACCGGAGCGACGATTTCATAGGGGTCCTATGGTTGTGCTTCAAAAGGTGAAGGCGGACGGTTTACGGGAACCATCCGCCATGGGAATTTCAAAATTGGGATCCAACTCTCTTAACGAAAATTCAATTTACCTTCTTCGCGCCAAAATTCTACTGACAAACGCCAGCGAGCTGCTGGTTGTGCTGGAAGGCGCGCTAAATGTGCCGTTGATTGTTGTACTGGTGGTTGTGCTGGTAATTGTAATGTTGGTCGGTGAAGTAATACCGGAGGGCAACTGGCCCACGTTCGACGTTTTGGGATTGGACGACAAAATCAATTTCCCATTCCCATTGGCGTCGGTGGTGATTGAGCCGACCGAGGTTCCGTCGATGGAGACAGCGAACGTCGTGCTGACATCGACGCCGGTTAAATGCACGCGCAAAATTTCATCCGACGTGCCATCGGAATGGGTAATGGTTGTAAATATCGCTTTGCCGTCGGTGGCACTAGTGCTGGAATCGGTAAGCGTGGTTGTTAGCCGGCTAACGGTTGCGTCGTGGCCTGAGCAGCCGCCATGGTCGCCATCGCCGCCGAAGCCGCTGCCTTCACCAATTAAACCGGTGGAGGTGGCGAACGTTCCGTTCAATGGATCAACGGTGGTATCGGTCGAAGCGAGGTTAATTGCCGCTCCTGCCGCCAGGGTGAAACCGGCGGGAAGTGTGCCGGTGGTGGTATCGCCGCCACACTTGGAGCTCGAATTTGCTGCGACCGCAGAGCTTGTCGTCGTACCGGTCGATGACGAAGTGTTTAAGACCAAGCGGCCATCCCCGTCGGCATCGGTGTTAAGCGTTCCCACATCGTCGCCGCCGATTGTCACGGCATAGCTGGCGCTGGCTGCCGCGCCGACGACAGAAATGATCAGCGTTTCCTTGGTGGTATCGCCGTTGGTGTCGGTTTCAAACGAGGCCGTGCCCACTATTTCGCCGGAGCTATTGGTAAGCGTGGCGGCCAGGAAGCTGGCAGTGGTGGCAGCAGCCGAGCCCCCCGTGACTTTCGTCGAAGTCGCCGCCACCGACGAGGTATGTGTATTCGCCACTAGCATATTATGAGCCAGTGATGAAAGCACGGAACTGGCCGAACTGGAGCCACATAGCAACGCCCGTGGTTCCAGGTTTTCGACGAGTAACGGGCGGCGAATATTTGATTTTCGCGTCATTATCTTTTTGCTCCCAATCACCGCCCCTGGTTTTGAATTTGTGTTTGAGAATTTACGGCGGCTGCGCAAATCAACTTGAATCGTGCCGAATCCCAAACGGCTGGCGGGTTTAAGACCATTCAATGCGTTACGTTCGGTGCGGCAAAAAAGATCGGATAAATTGCACGGGTGTACAATAATTCCGCGTCGGGCAATGCATTGCGGCAGTCAATCTAGCCGTAAGGCGTGCTTGCATCTATCATTAGAAACGCACCGAGCTCAAATTAGCGCGCGCTAAAAATTCGAAAAAATTATCCGCAACCGCCTGAGCCAGAATTGGCCCGATTTTGCCCACGAAATGATTGACTTTCAGGCAAGAAAACAAATACACTGGAAACAGTTAGGATGTGGAACTGCTGTGCGGAAGCCAATCCTGCCCTCTAGGCTTTATTCCGTTCATCCCGCCGCTTTTTCTTGTAAGGAATATTCTTATGCGGAGTTCTCGTGGCCGTGGTGCTTCTCGCCATGCGCGGTTTCGGACATTCGGCGTGCGGCCTTTTGAACGGCTTGAATCTCGCTCCGTTTTGAGTGCCATGCCGCTGGCCGCCATGCATATGCCTCCCATGGCTTCGGGCAGCGAAGGAGGTCACGGCCCAATGGTCGGCGCACTGCAGAGGTTTGGCGGTAATTCGTATTCTGAGCAAACGCTGATTTCGGAACTCGGCCCCATGGCGGCCAGCTATTCCCGCGAAATGGGCCAAAACGGCTATGCCTTTTTTGAAGTGCCGGGAATGAACGCCGCCGGGCAACATGTAACGTATGGAGTGGTGTATGCCGAAACAACTCAAATAATTGTGGTGTACACGTTCACCCTCGACACTCCGCCGGCGCCGCAAGACCTGGTGACGCCCGCTTCCCGTGTCGAGCCGCCTCCGATCACAGCCAATATCAGACCAAGCGCGCCCTCCCCGTTCGACGCGGTCACCCATGCAGCCTCCACGACACCTGCTGATCAATTGCCGACCGCTGCAGCCGCCCATGTTGTGCCTCTGGACTTGACCACCTCCGTGATGAATGTTCATTCGTCGCTGCAAGGGCCAGGAGGCGCCGCGGCGGGCTCAACGAAGTCGCTCGTGTTCTCCAGCGTCGTTTCTGCCGCGCATTCCATTCCCGTGCTCGATGGCGCCGGCGCATTGGTGCAAGCTTTCGGCGGCGATCAATTGTCGGAAGTGGCCGCGGCAACGAACGCCGCTTCCACCGTCGTCCAGGCCGTGGCTCAAGCCGGCGGCGGACAGCGAGCCGATCAATCCAATGACTCGTTGAATTTCCAAGCCAAAGATTCCCCCGCCGATATGCCGCACAGCAAAGCCGCGCTGGTCGGCATTCCGTTGAACATGGGAAATATTGAACTGGCGCTGCACACGGTGATGGCCGAAATGGAATCGCTGGGAAAAGGCGTTACGCATTGGCTGGACGAAATGCACCTGACGCCCGTCATCGCGGCGGTGGCCGCGGCGACCCTTGGCGCGGGCGGCGCTTACTATTTGCGACGGCGAGGCGCGAAAGAAACCAAGCAGCCGGATGAAGAAGCCTCCTCCAGTTGGCTGTTCTCCCGGCTGCATGGCCATTCCGGTTGAACGATGAACGACTCTTTGGCTGGGCTGTTGACACGGTTGAACGCGGCCGATGAATTTGCCATGCGGCAAATGTTTATCGCCTTCGAGCCTTACATGCGGATGGTGGTGCATCGCCATATCGCCGGTTCGCTGCGCGCTAAATTCGATTCGGCCGACATCGTGCAATCGGTATGGGCCGATTTTGTCGATGGGCTGCAACATGCCAAATGGACCTTCCAAACGTTGGATCAATTGCGGGCGTTTTTGTTCAAGATGACTCGCAATCGATTCATCGATCGTCTGCGCAAGCACCGCGAGTCACTGCGGCGCGAAGTGGCGTTGCCGCAAGACAATATCGACGGCCTGGCGGCCGATCGCTGCCCGCGCGTCAGCGAAAACTTTTACGCCGACGAGCTGTGGCAGCAAATGGTGCAGGCCTGCCCGCCGGCGCATTACGAATTGCTTCAGCTCAAGCGACAAGGGGCCACGATCGCGGAAATTGCCCAGCGCACCCAACTGCACGAAGGGAGCGTGCGCCGGATTCTGTACGATATTGCCCGGCGTGTGGCCCGGTTGCGCCGTCAGCCTGCGTAGTAAACTTATCGTTGTACTGAAATCGTTCTCTGTGTGCCGCTGCCCAGTGGCAAGCGGCGTCCGTCATGAGCGTTTCTTCGCAATTTACTCCAGAAACGAAAGAATCGCACCCGTCCGTTCCCTATGTGGTGGAGCGTGTGGGGCAGGCGCCCTCGCGCGCCAGCGTTCTGGAAACCTTGCTGGCCAACACGCTGGATCAAATGGCGGCCCAGTGGCACGCCGGACAAGCTCGCACGGCGGAAGAATGGCTGGTCGATCGGCCGGAGCTGGCTGCCGATTCCGAAGCCGCGGTCCGCATCGTTTATGAGGAATTCTGCCTGCGGGAAGAACGCGGGGAAAGCGTGCAATCGGCGGAATATTATGGGCGGTTTCCCCAATGGCAAGATGCATTGGCCGTGGTGCTCGATTGCCATCATCTGCTGCGCGCGCCCACCGAATCCGTGCAATTTCCCAGCTCTGGCCAGCAGCTGGGGGACTTGCGCTTGATTGACGAATTGGGTCGTGGCGCGCTGGGGCGTGTGTTTTTGGCCGAGCAGCCCTCCCTTTCCGATCGCTTGCTGGTCGTCAAGCTGACCGCTCGCAACGGCCAAGAGCACTTGTCGCTGGCACGCCTGCAGCACACGAATATTGTGCCGCTGTATTTGGTGCACGATTTTCCCACCGAGAATTTGCGCGCCTTGTGCATGCCTTACTTGGGCGGCGCCACCTGGGCCAGCCTGTTGCAAAGCCTGCAAAAGCAACCGCTCGGCCGGCGCAGCGGCGAGCAAATTGTCCAGCAGTTGATCCAGCGGCAACGAAAAATTCCGGGCACGGCGGCCGGCGGCCCAGCGATTGGGTTTTTATCGCGCTCCACGTATGTCGATGCCGTCTGCTGGATCGGCGCGTGCCTGGCCGATGCGCTGTCTTATGCACATCAGCGGGGACTGGTGCATTTAGACATCAAGCCCTCGAATGTGCTACTGGCCGGAGATGGTCAGCCCATGTTGCTCGATTTTCATTTGGCCTGCGAAATCGAACGCTTGCAAAACAAAAATATGGATCGGCTGGGAGGCACGCCGGGCTACATGTCGCCGGAGCAGCGTGCCGCCGCCGAATGCGTGAAGCAACGCGTGCCAATTGGCCAGCCGCTCGATACGCGCTCCGATATTTATTCGCTCGGCGTGTTGTTGTACGAATCGCTGGCGGCCCAGCTCCTCCCGGAAAATCCCAACTTGGTGCGCCAGCAGTTGCGGCATGCTAATCCGCACGTCAGCCGAGGATTGGAAGATATCGTGTGCAAATGTCTGGCGACAACTCCGGCAGTCCGTTACTCCGATGCCAGCCAATTGGCCGCCGATTTGCGGTGCCATTTGGCTAGCCTGCCGCTGCGTGGCGTGGGGAACCACAGCTTGGTAGAACGCTGGCAAAAATGGCGACGCCGCAGGCCGCACTCCTTGTTGGTGCTAGCGATTAGCGCGGCAGTGGTCGCGGTGGTGAGTGGCGCACTTGCGCTGTATTACCGCGATCACATTCGGACCGCCGAGGCAGCCCTGCAACAATCGCAGGAAGAATTGGCGAACCACCAGTTCGGCCCCGCCATTGCGCATTCACAAGTCGCGTGGAACACGCTGCAATGGTTTCCCGGCCAGGCGGAATTGAAAAGCAAGCTGAAAGCGCAAATCGATGCGGCCAAACATGGGCAAGCGCTGGCAGCCCTGCACGATTTGGTCGATAAGCTGCGGTTCCTGGACGATGAGCCCGCCGGCAATCAGAAATTGAGCGCCGAACAGCTTGCGGAAATTGCCGCCGGCTGCCGCACCATTTGGGAAGGGCGCAACATGCTGGCTGCGCTTCCCAGCGATGGACCTACTTCCAACGATCCATGGGCCGATTTACTCGATTTAGCCATTTTGTCGGCCCGGCTTGATGTGCAACTGGCTCCGCCGGCCAAGGCCGATGCCGCCCGGCAGCAAGCCCTGCAAAAGCTGAACGAGGCCCGCACTTTGTGCGGCCCCTGCATTTTATTGGATTTGGCAGAGCGCGATTTTCGCGCTTCGGCCGCAGCGGATGCGGAGAAAACTTCCGCCGATTCGCTGCCGGTCGTCCGGAGTGCCTGGGAACACGACGGGTTGGGGCGCTGGCTGATGCATCACCGGGAATTCGATCCAGCGCGGCAGCAGTTTGCCGCCGCCATCGCCAAGCAGCCGGACGACTTCTGGGCGCATTTTCAACTGGCGCGCTGTAATTATGAACTTGGCCATTATGCCGATGCCTTATCGGCGGCCAATGTTTGCGTGGCCTTGGCGCCAAATCGGGCCGAGTGCTACTTCAATCGCGCCTTGTGCCAAGAGGCCCTGCATCACGAGGCAGAGGCATCTGTCGATTTCGATCGGGCGAGCCAACTTGATCCGGGCCTGTAAGCGGGACATGGGGACGGCCAAAAGGGGTTAGAACCGCATTAAGCCGCATCTCTCTACGGAAACCCCTTCCCAGACATAATTTAAACCCCAATGGGTACAGTTTTTGCAAAAAGGGTTCCTTTCACCCGCTTCTCAATTGATCGGCCTGGAGCGACTTTGATAAAAAGTTGTTGAACCGCAAGAGTTTCGGAGGCCGGATGCACTGGATCGCGCCGGACTCTGGAGGAGCGGAGATGGTTTGTAATTGACCAACCTGGCATAAAGCCAGCCAACGACGAGCTTTTGAGTTCTTTCGGTAAACAACGATTATGCCGATTTCGCTAGCGCGGAATACTCCCGCATTTTCGTGAGAAGCCTTCTTATTCCCGTAAAACCTTCATTGAGAGAAGGAATCTAACAATGTCACTGGTCGAAGAAGCTGTGGCTGATGGACTGAAAGTTAAGGGGAACGGTCAGCAGGCTCACGGCGCAAATGG harbors:
- a CDS encoding tRNA-(ms[2]io[6]A)-hydroxylase; amino-acid sequence: MLSLSSETSQRWLSQVDAHLDEILVDHAHCEKKAAGTAMNLIFAYVDRVDLCRELADIVNEELDHFREVLDLLQRRGIRFRRLSPPAYGRKLNDLVRKLEPGKAVDRLLVAGLIEARSCERFDLLRQHVSDPELAAFYGSLFESEARHHSTYVRLAKRFAKYEVVDRRLDELAAAEAEIIAAGDPLPRMHS
- a CDS encoding polysaccharide lyase family protein, whose amino-acid sequence is MLLKTTVPLLAFLSLVGVACAATSSDSVTPPSNSATAKPVTLTDQGQSYVLSNGYCSAVISKHSGDLTSLKYKDYELMGYDSGHHAGYWEQAPASPVATVTIDPATNHGERAEISIKGTATGGVGGGTANVQMEVRYTMGQNDSGLYTYAIFSHDAKAPAGSIGESRYGVKLPNMFDWLSIDDKRNRLMPTAADWSAGTQLNMKEVRRLTTGTYKGEAEHKYDYSAYQFKIPAFGWSSTKNHIGLYFINPSVEFLSGGATKYELTGHLDANPGGAPTLLDYWRGTHYGGSNCRIPAGEEWSKVVGPIMIYLNSQDTPQEMFDDARSQAKLEAQAWPYDWVQGVDYPHRDQRGSVSGQIVLNDPQAASKKLPNLLVGLAFPDQKPIASASTSSAAPPSAPASATPSGNTPEGSPSSGGSQSDGGSGGNGGSGNVGGGNGRGGNGGGGGFGGSANGNSGNVGGGNGGGGGNGGGGGGGGFGRGFGRGPIVNDWQNDAKHYEFWVQGDENGHFTIPNVRPGTYQLHAIADGVLGEFSQQPIEVKAGDKLDLGKLQWQPVRYGKQLWEIGIPNRQGSEFFKGDDYFHWGWYVEYAKLFPNDVHYDVGTSDYHKDWFFEQVPHDTSDNDATASGRGRATPWTITFKLPHELRGKATLRLAICGAGARTIDVTMNDKAAGTVNAPFYNATINRDGIGGYWSERDLTFDAGLMRAGKNTLVLTIPPGGLTSGIIYDYLRLELAEDSTVAEKPQ
- a CDS encoding S53 family peptidase codes for the protein MKSSLRFGRKLKIEMLEVRQVLSASTSSDLVTPNLIVVPDATTSSIRGFTPAQIKAAYSFNGITFTSGSTTVAGTGAGETIAIVDAYNDPNIAADLATFDSQFGLSAPASFKVVNESGGASLPSNNRGWASEIALDVEWAHAIAPGANILLVEASSANTTDLDKAEDYARNASGVVVVSNSWGGSEYNGEASEDVHFTAPTGKGVSFTVAAGDEGGGAEYPSSSPDVISVGGSTLRLTSTNTYSSESVWSDGGGGASRYEGLPSYQTGLGITDRGTPDVSYDANPNSGVAVYDSYGSGGWAEFGGTSAGAPQWAALVAIADQGRAAAGKGSLANVQDVLYTLSKSDFHDITSGSNGFSAGTGYDLASGLGSPIASSVIRDLVAYGGSTKFTVASPVTTTGHRGFGFGGFGGFSGFGFGGFFFGFDVPAGGQVAAASGSAATTEGSGDAIGSGQGNAAIAAIDSFFIADDNGAASAPQTLSQSSNTNNLASDSDSGLQPISLDQTGGDGTACSVAASVDAGLGVSLSSDLVDAHFATLDS
- a CDS encoding RNA polymerase sigma factor gives rise to the protein MNDSLAGLLTRLNAADEFAMRQMFIAFEPYMRMVVHRHIAGSLRAKFDSADIVQSVWADFVDGLQHAKWTFQTLDQLRAFLFKMTRNRFIDRLRKHRESLRREVALPQDNIDGLAADRCPRVSENFYADELWQQMVQACPPAHYELLQLKRQGATIAEIAQRTQLHEGSVRRILYDIARRVARLRRQPA
- a CDS encoding protein kinase, whose protein sequence is MSVSSQFTPETKESHPSVPYVVERVGQAPSRASVLETLLANTLDQMAAQWHAGQARTAEEWLVDRPELAADSEAAVRIVYEEFCLREERGESVQSAEYYGRFPQWQDALAVVLDCHHLLRAPTESVQFPSSGQQLGDLRLIDELGRGALGRVFLAEQPSLSDRLLVVKLTARNGQEHLSLARLQHTNIVPLYLVHDFPTENLRALCMPYLGGATWASLLQSLQKQPLGRRSGEQIVQQLIQRQRKIPGTAAGGPAIGFLSRSTYVDAVCWIGACLADALSYAHQRGLVHLDIKPSNVLLAGDGQPMLLDFHLACEIERLQNKNMDRLGGTPGYMSPEQRAAAECVKQRVPIGQPLDTRSDIYSLGVLLYESLAAQLLPENPNLVRQQLRHANPHVSRGLEDIVCKCLATTPAVRYSDASQLAADLRCHLASLPLRGVGNHSLVERWQKWRRRRPHSLLVLAISAAVVAVVSGALALYYRDHIRTAEAALQQSQEELANHQFGPAIAHSQVAWNTLQWFPGQAELKSKLKAQIDAAKHGQALAALHDLVDKLRFLDDEPAGNQKLSAEQLAEIAAGCRTIWEGRNMLAALPSDGPTSNDPWADLLDLAILSARLDVQLAPPAKADAARQQALQKLNEARTLCGPCILLDLAERDFRASAAADAEKTSADSLPVVRSAWEHDGLGRWLMHHREFDPARQQFAAAIAKQPDDFWAHFQLARCNYELGHYADALSAANVCVALAPNRAECYFNRALCQEALHHEAEASVDFDRASQLDPGL